The Paenibacillus amylolyticus genome contains the following window.
TCATGTCAAAATATTTCAGGAGCTGCTTTACCTTTTCTTCCGGGACTTTTTTGGAAATGTAGAAGCCCCCGCAACCCCGGTCTCCAATCCAACTGCCGCATCCCCATGAGGACCCGTCAGGGACAGATTCAGAATCTTCGCACCCGGTTGGCCCGATTTCTTCATTGCCTGCTCCCATTCATGATCCCACCAGATTGGACGTCCATAAGAAGCGGCACGGTTGGTCTTGAAGAGTTCCTCGGCCTGGCTCTCCTTCATGACAGCATACTCTTTCGATAACAATCCATCCGCATACAGTTCACGGAACCATTCAATCATCTCGACGTACTGAGGCGTTAAGCCGGGACTCATCAGCCCGCCGTCATTATCATAGGTAGGATTATACGCTCCGAATCCCGCCTGGAATGTTGCTGGCGGATTGTTGATGAACAATAAACCGACGGTATCCTTTTTCCCATTGCCATCCATGTCACTATCCACGATCTTTTTCAAAACTTCCCTATATTCTTCGAATGTCTTGGGAATGGGCAGGTTCAGCTTCTTTAGCCAATCCTCCCGAATCTTCAGTCCACCGTCAATACGCGAACGGGAGCGCGGAACCGCGTAGATTCCACCATCCACGGTCAGATATTTCAGTGCATCAGGCGCCAGATTCTCCTTCAGATTCGGATATTCGCTAAGATCACCAAGGAAAGGCGCAAGATCCCAGAAGGCACCATTCTTAATAGCCGTAATCAGGGTTGGACGAATCTGATTCTGATAGGCTACCACTTCAGGCAGATCACCCGATGCAAGCAGCAGATCCAGCTTCGTATCCAGATCTCCCGATGGCACCCATTCAATATCCAGCTTGGCGTTGGTACGTTTCTCCCACTCGGTCCAATATTCATTGGACATATCGGGAATCTCATTGTACAAGCCTGCAAAGATCTTGATATTTAGCGTCTGATCTCCCCCGCCTTCTGACGGATTGGCCTCTCCCGATTCACCGCTCCCGCTGCAACCGGCGAGCATGGAAATGGTCAACAGAATACAGATCCATGTCGTCCATCGTTTATTGAGCTTGTTCATTTTCATCTTCCTCCCTACAATCCTTTGGTAAGCGTTTGCATATTAGGTTAATACATATTTCGATTATTCGATGTGTAAACAACCGTCACCCTTTGACTGAACCAATCATGACCCCTTTGGCGAAGTGCTTCTGCAAAAATGGATATACGATCAGGATCGGTACCATGGCGAGTACAATGGAAGCCATGCGAATCGTCTCCTGCGGCACAACACTTTCGTCACTCGCTCCAGCTTGAGCTACAGCAACCGAATTGGAATCAATTACCAGCGTTTTGATGAGCAGTTGAAGCGTCCATTTGCTGGAATCGGATAGATAGATCAGTGCATTAAAATAGGCATTCCAGTGTCCCACCGCAAAGAATAGCGTAAATGTCGCGATCGCTGGCATCGATAACGGGATGATAATGCGGAAGAAAGCCGTCAGGTCACTGCATCCGTCAATCTGTGCCGCATCCTCCAGCTCGGAGGGCAACGATTCCAGAAAGCTTTTAATCACAATCAGGCTCCAAGCATTCGTCAGTCCAGGCAGAATCATGGACCAATAGGAATTCAACAGTCCCAATTCCTTCACTAGCAAATAATTAGGAATAATTCCGGCACTGAACACCAAGGTGAAAATGACAAGCCCCATGATCCACTTATGACCCGGTAACGACTTCTTTGTTAAACCATAGGCCATTGTGAAAGATACGATAATATTCAGTATGGTGCCAACCACCGTAATAAACAACGTGCTTTTGAAAGCGTTCAGGAAGCTGTTCGTTGATAAGATGTAACGATATGACTCCAGCGACCATTTCTCCGGGAAAAGATAAAACTTCAGCGGCACATATACTTTCGGATCGGTAAACGAGACGCTGAACACGTATAGAAACGGGAAAATGCAGGCTAGCGAGATCAGGGCTACGAGACTGTAATTGATCCAGTCAAAGAGTGAGAGACCTTTTTCTGCACAACAAAGCTCATTTCTTATCCTCCTGTCCAAAAAGAACAACGACCCTTCGGGTTAATAGATTCCCTCATGTCCAAGTCTCTTCACAATTTTGTTGGCAGCCACAATTAGGAACAAACCCACCAACCCTTTGAATAGCCCTACAGTAACTCCGATGCTGATTTTGCCTTGCAAAATACCATACGTGTAGGAGTACGTATCAAATACCTCCCCCACCGACCGCACCAAAGGGTTCATCATCAGCAGGATCTGTTCAAAACCGGTATCCGCCATGCTCCCAAGACGCAGAATGAGCAGAATGATAATGGTCGGCCGAATGGCCGGTAGGGTAATATGCCATATCTGCCGGAAACGTCCAGCCCCGTCCACAACTGCTGCTTCGTACCGCTGAGGGTCCACGCCCGCCATCGCTGCAAGGAAAATGATCGTGCCCCACCCTGCTTCCTTCCACATGCTCTGGGCAGTAAGCAGCCCCAGAAATAATTCGGTTCGGATAAAAATGAGATCGTATCCCTGCCACTCTGCGCAATCAATTTGTTCACAATACCAACGTCGGTAGAGAGAGGAAAAACGTCATACTGGCCACAACGACCCATGACAGAAAATGGGGTAAATATACGATCGATTGATTGATGCGTTTGAACGTCTCATGCCGGATTTCATTCAGCATCAGTGCCATCAGAATCGGCAGTGGGAAATGAAATACGAGCGCAATCAGATTGATGGCGAGTGTATTGCGCAGCATGATATAGAAATTGGAACTGCCAAACAGTTCATTGAAATGCTTAAATCCCACCCATTCACTGCCTGTAAATCCAAGGAACGGATTGTAATCCTGAAAGGCTAGAAGCAGCCCCAAAGGGGAACAACCTTGAATAATAAGAAGTACAACAGCCCCGGCAAAATGAGTAAATAAATCATCCGGTGTTTGTACATGCGTGAGAGCAGACTGCCGGATTGCAGCTTGCCTGTTGAGCGATTGATTGTTTTTAATGGGGTGTTCATCCGTCTACGTCCACCTCTTTCTTCGAGGCATGATCCAGGTCAATGACAATGGCCTCATACCGCGCCAACTTAGGAAGGCTAATCCTGGTTACACTTCCCTCTTGCATAATGGGAACAGCCTTGGACGAACATAAGGAGTACGCATTTATGGATGTGTGGATATTGTTAAGGTCAATCGTAAGATCATATAACGGTAGCGCTTCCATATATGTCGTGCCATTGAAACCGGACAGATTTAATAGCTGAACCAACAGATTGCCATCCTCCATACGGTTCATAAACAGCTCCACACTGGCTGGAAGACTTGTGATCAATGAGCGTTCACTAATGAATCGATCCAATATATCCGTCACTGCATGTTTGTGATCTTCGAAACCATGTTTGTAATACAACGCACCTGGATTCCAACCATAATAGGCGCCTGCCCCATAATGCGCATGTTGGGTAATCCCCAATCCGTAACTCTCTCCTAGCTGATGACCATAGGCCCGCTCCGGCGGACCGAAAGAGGCGGGTTCGATATAAGGCATATATCGCTCGGTATGCGACGGATCGAACTGTATCCGTGAAAAACCGCCGCTCACCGTAATCCAGTCCCGATCCTTCAGACTGGGAAAGAGATCGTTATCCCCTACATGCAGGTAGGCGGCAGGCAGCAGATCTACATCCCCTGAATGGACAGCCCCGAACCATTCCTGCAAATATACAGCATCATCCTTGAAGGCATTGCCTGTTGCAAGTATCGCTACGCCCTGACGCTGTACCTCTTGCAATGCTTCTAATAACTGTGATTCAGGATGCTGCACCCCCGGCAAGATCACTACTTTTACTGCGGCGAGTTTATGTGCCATCGCTGCAATCTGTTCTTCCACGATGACATCAAACAATATATGGGCTTCTTTTAACATTTTGAAGAGTCCCAGATATTCGGTTCCAGCTCCAGCCGCTGACGGTTTAATCAGAATCACTTCTGCCATTGAAGCGAGATGCCCGTATATATGTTCATGGTCTGCGTGATAGCGGAAGATACGCTTCGCCACGGCAAAGTTCCTCCTGTCCGGGTATCCCTCAAATGCCCCAATGATACAGAAGTCCAGTCCTGATCCGTTCGCAATATTCTGAAGTAACCTTACTTCGGTCTCATACGAAGAAACACCTGTGAACCGATAGGTCAGGTCAATGGCATTAATGCTGCAATTGCTGATCAACTTGGTATCCCAGCTCTGTACAACAGAAGCCACATTTTCAGAAGCAGAATATTGCCACAAAGGCAAAGCTCGTGTTAAAGATGTGTTGGATTCCTTACGAAGGATATCGACCTGGTGAGGATGGTACGTGCTAATTGCCACATCAGGCCAGCGGGATTTGACGAGATCATGAATTTTGCTCAGAATCTCTCTCGAAGTAAACTCCTGAAAATGAAGATACGCGGCATCCAGCTCATGCTCAGGGCCTGTATAGTCCAGTAGCTCACTCCCGCAGATCTCTTTGAAACGACGCTGACAATTGTCACAGTAACAAGGCCCATAGTAGTTACCACTGTAATCCCAATGCTGATAACCAAACATATTGAAGAAAATGCCATCCACCGGATATTTCTCCAGTACTTCCGTAATCGTTTCAAGCGATTTCTCCTGTTGATACGCACCGTTCAGACATGTATGCACAATGCCAAAATAATTCACCTCTTGTCCTTCACGATCGCGATAGAACCACTCCGGATTAGATTCAAACAAAGATTCATGGGCTTTGCTGAAATCAAAACGGGCAATAAACTTCACGTTCAGCTCATGAGCCTTGGCGATGGCTTCCTGTAGCACATCCGTATGAAGATAAGGTGTGACGTATTGATGCTCCAATGTGGAAGGATAAAAGGCAAAGATTCCCCTGCATTCATCATCAGCACATTGGCATGAAACTCCTGAAGTTCTTTCATCAACAGGTCTACATTCATCCCCGCATCGATCTCACGGAGATTGTTCTGAATCAGGCGAAGCTGGTTCGAAGACCACCAGTTCATTCGCATCGTCCTCCTCTTGTCTGCGATGTACCTTAACCGTATACCTAGGATAACAGGCAGAGTAGGGACATTTTTTGCTGAAATCGGTTAGGAAATATATGTCTGTTCTATGGTTGAAATGAAATGCATTACAGCATGCACACCAGATATGGCAGACAAAAATTGTCCGGAAAAAGGAATCAACTTCCTGTATGCTGTACAACCTAACGGAAACTTCCTTTATTGGAAAGGAGGATTCCCATGAGTCGTGATAAAGGTCAAATTACCATCTGGTTATCGTTCTCCATCCTTTTGTTAAGTGCCGGACTCGTCTGCCATGTCTTGTCTGTTCCAGCGATACTTGAAGCGGGCGGCAGAGATGGATGGTTGTCTGTCGTAACCGCCGCTCCCTTGTTCATTTTGTTTCTGTGTATGATGTATATCATCATTCGACGGGTACGTGGTCAGCGATTAACGGATTGGATCACACGCGAGTTCGGAGCGATTCCTTCCTGGATCTTCAGGATCTCCGCTTCCATTCTGCTGCTCACGCTTGGCACGCATACGCTGTATGAGACAACCAACTGGACCGTATCCACATATCTTCAGTTCACCCCTCCCTATGTTCTGGCTGGTGGTGGTGCACTCGTTGCAGCCTGGGCGGCGGCTAAAGGCATACGCTCCATTGCGATGACCTCCAGTCTCCTGCTGCCTTTTGTGATACTGCTTGGTTATTTTGTAATGTCCGCCAATATGAAATACAAAGACTACAGCCTACTATTTCCGATCATGGAGAACGGTATGGGTCCCGTATGGCGGGGTATGATCTACTCCTTGGCCGGGCTTATGGAAATCTGGATTCTATTGTTGTTCCAACATGAAGTCAAAGGCAAGATTCGTTGGTGGTACGTTCTGATCCTCGGCGTCTTTATGCTCAGTATGGCGATAGGGCCTACGATCGGAGCCATCGTGGAATTTGGTCCCGAAGAAGCGGCCAAACAACGAAACAGTCCCTATGAGCAATGGAAACTAGTGAATATTGGAAAGCTGCTGCAGCACGTAGATTTTCTATCCATTTATCAGTGGCTAAGTGGTTCCTTTGCAAGGATCGCCATATCCCTATATCTCATCGTGGATCTGCTGAATTTTCGCAGGCCGATGAAACGATATATCGCTATTCTCACCCTCACCGTTATCATGAGCTTCATGGCGATGCAATGGTGGCGCATTGATTACGTGGATTATTATGTGGACCATATTCAGTTCCCGGCCATGCTCGCCTATGTCTCCGTCGTTACAGTGATACTAACCATGGCTGCATTAATCCACAAAAAGGACAAGGAGGTTCCCGCTCATGCCGATCTCGATTCAGCCCAAGAATAATCCTGCCGTTGAACCCTTTCGAATGAACGAGCATAACCTCAACACCTTTTTTGCCGGATCTGATGATGTCGTCATCAATAGTCATATGTTCGGAGAACCTCCGATGCAAGTCCTTATGACCTATTGCAGCGGTATGGTGGATAGTGAAGCGATCTACGATATTATTCTCCCGGAACTCAAACGAACGTATGAACACACCCGTTTTGTCCACACATCCGACATTGAAAAATCAACCAGCCTCCAGTGGACCCGGATGGATCTGCAGGATCCGGCATTCGGCATTGAACTGATGTCTCTCCGTGTTTTTGAAGGTCATATGTTAATCTGTATTCCTTCCCTGCAAACCATGTGGAGTATTGACATATCCAATATGCCTACTCGAACACCGGAGGAATCGACCACCGAAGTTTCGATCCGCGGGGCAAGAGATGGATTCATTGAACCGCTTGCCGTCAATGTTGCCCTGATTCGTACACGTCTGCGCACGAATCAGCTGGCTTGTAATATCGAACTGATCGGTTCACGTTCTGCAACCAAGGTGGCCCTAATGTATATCAAGGATATTGCCAATCCGGAGTTGATTGAAGATGTGCAGGATCGGTTGCGCAAGATTAAGACTGAACGCATCCTGACCGCCAATGAGCTGGAAGAATTGCTGTCCCCTTCGAAGATTACGTTGTTTCCCGTCACCCATTATACGGGCAGGCCTGACTTTGCTGCGGAATGTCTCCTGAATGGACGTTTTATCCTGATTGTTGACGGTAATCCCAGCGCCATTATTGGGCCAGTCAATCTGTTTCTTTTGCTCAAATCACCGGAGGATGCCAGCTTTCCCTTCTTGCCTGTCAACGTAGGGCGGATGCTGCGCTTTCTGGGTCTCATGATCACGGTGTTCCTGCCTGGCTTCTACATTGCGCTGACATCCTATCATATGGATCAGATCCCTTTCCCTTGGTCGCCACAATATCGGTAGGTCGTATGGGATTGCCAATGGAATCGGGGGTTGAGATGTTTCTCATTATGCTGCTCATGGAGCTGTTCCGGGAAGCGGGGGTACGTTTGCCAAGTGCCATCGGCCAGACACTGACTGTTGTTGGAGGTTTGATCATCGGGGATTCCGCCATTCGAGCCGGCATGGTCTCTCCGCTCATGATTGTCATCATCGCAGTCACCGTCGTTGCTGGAGCAACCATTGTAAACCAGGTCATGACCAGCTCTGTGCTGATCCTGCGGTTCCTTTGTTTTGTTCTGGGGCATCTCTCGGCATCTATGGGTTCATCCTGTCGTTGATTCTGTTCCTGATCTACCTGACCGATCTCAAATCCTTCGGCATTCCATATCTCACGCCACTAACGCCACTTCATTTCAAACAAGCGATAGCTTCATTATTCAAACTGCCAAAAGGGTTGGGGAAACGCAGACCTGTCTATCTGGAGACGCAAGAACCTCGCAAGAAAGGAAATGGACTATGAAACACTTGGTGCAGCGATGTTTGCTGGGTCTGTTAAGCCTCTTGATATGCGTGATGACCAGTGGATGCTGGAGTGCGTTTGAGATTCAACAGGTGGACTACGCCAAAGCCTTTGGCATTGATTATAAAGAGGGCATGTATCACTTGTATGTGCAAACACTGGATTTTGCAAGTGTCGCCAAAAGTGAAAGTTCTGCCAAAAGTGCAGATACGCCGCCTGTATGGGTCGGACATGCTGAAGGAAAAACTTTGAGTCTGGCGTTAAACGAACTGTTTCGTACGGCCCAATTACACATGGCCTGGGGGCATGTGACCGCGATCGTATTGGCCGAAGGTGTGCTCACCAGCAAACATATCAAAGAAGTGTTTGATATGCTGGGACGTTTTCCAGAATCCCGCTATACCACCTGGGTGTATGGAACACGCGATCCCCTGGAGAAAATTCTGAGTGCAACGTCCATCTATAATATGTCGCCCTTGGACAGTATTCTTCACAATCCGCTCCCCACGTACATGGAAGAGTCATTGTACCCGCCCGTGCTCAGCTTCCAGCTCATTGCTAAGCATAATGATCCGGCTACGACAACATATCTGCCGAGTATCTCATTGAACAATAACCAGTGGGCTGAGAATCAGAAGAAATATGAATTATTTCTGATTGAAGGGGCCTTTTTCGAAAAAACAGGCGTTGCCTTTGAATACTTCCCACGCAGTCAGCTTCCCGGTTATCACTGGCTCATCAAGGATATGCGGCGAGCCCCTTACTTGTCCAGAAGGATGGAACGATCTACGGGGCGCTCAGTGTAGGATTGCCCAAGATCAAAATCAAACCTGTCATTCAGGGTGAAGAGGTCAAGTTCAATATAGACGCCCAATACCTAACCGCCCTGTACGAATATCTGGTGCCTACCTCTTATGAAGAGATGATTCAGATCAGTGAAGTGAAGTTGAGGGAGCAGATTATGCAGACCTATCGCCATGGCCTTGAGCGTGGTGTCGACATCTATGGTCTGCAAGAGAAGCTGTATCGCAAAAATCCGAAGCTCTGGCGCAAGTTATCCGACAAT
Protein-coding sequences here:
- a CDS encoding endospore germination permease, which produces MSRDKGQITIWLSFSILLLSAGLVCHVLSVPAILEAGGRDGWLSVVTAAPLFILFLCMMYIIIRRVRGQRLTDWITREFGAIPSWIFRISASILLLTLGTHTLYETTNWTVSTYLQFTPPYVLAGGGALVAAWAAAKGIRSIAMTSSLLLPFVILLGYFVMSANMKYKDYSLLFPIMENGMGPVWRGMIYSLAGLMEIWILLLFQHEVKGKIRWWYVLILGVFMLSMAIGPTIGAIVEFGPEEAAKQRNSPYEQWKLVNIGKLLQHVDFLSIYQWLSGSFARIAISLYLIVDLLNFRRPMKRYIAILTLTVIMSFMAMQWWRIDYVDYYVDHIQFPAMLAYVSVVTVILTMAALIHKKDKEVPAHADLDSAQE
- a CDS encoding carbohydrate ABC transporter permease, translating into MDRRIRNELCCAEKGLSLFDWINYSLVALISLACIFPFLYVFSVSFTDPKVYVPLKFYLFPEKWSLESYRYILSTNSFLNAFKSTLFITVVGTILNIIVSFTMAYGLTKKSLPGHKWIMGLVIFTLVFSAGIIPNYLLVKELGLLNSYWSMILPGLTNAWSLIVIKSFLESLPSELEDAAQIDGCSDLTAFFRIIIPLSMPAIATFTLFFAVGHWNAYFNALIYLSDSSKWTLQLLIKTLVIDSNSVAVAQAGASDESVVPQETIRMASIVLAMVPILIVYPFLQKHFAKGVMIGSVKG
- a CDS encoding extracellular solute-binding protein, encoding MNKLNKRWTTWICILLTISMLAGCSGSGESGEANPSEGGGDQTLNIKIFAGLYNEIPDMSNEYWTEWEKRTNAKLDIEWVPSGDLDTKLDLLLASGDLPEVVAYQNQIRPTLITAIKNGAFWDLAPFLGDLSEYPNLKENLAPDALKYLTVDGGIYAVPRSRSRIDGGLKIREDWLKKLNLPIPKTFEEYREVLKKIVDSDMDGNGKKDTVGLLFINNPPATFQAGFGAYNPTYDNDGGLMSPGLTPQYVEMIEWFRELYADGLLSKEYAVMKESQAEELFKTNRAASYGRPIWWDHEWEQAMKKSGQPGAKILNLSLTGPHGDAAVGLETGVAGASTFPKKSRKKR
- a CDS encoding Ger(x)C family spore germination C-terminal domain-containing protein, which translates into the protein MPKIKIKPVIQGEEVKFNIDAQYLTALYEYLVPTSYEEMIQISEVKLREQIMQTYRHGLERGVDIYGLQEKLYRKNPKLWRKLSDNGTKMMLTEDSIQDLKIHLTIPYTGKYKRKV
- a CDS encoding alpha-amylase family protein: MEHQYVTPYLHTDVLQEAIAKAHELNVKFIARFDFSKAHESLFESNPEWFYRDREGQEVNYFGIVHTCLNGAYQQEKSLETITEVLEKYPVDGIFFNMFGYQHWDYSGNYYGPCYCDNCQRRFKEICGSELLDYTGPEHELDAAYLHFQEFTSREILSKIHDLVKSRWPDVAISTYHPHQVDILRKESNTSLTRALPLWQYSASENVASVVQSWDTKLISNCSINAIDLTYRFTGVSSYETEVRLLQNIANGSGLDFCIIGAFEGYPDRRNFAVAKRIFRYHADHEHIYGHLASMAEVILIKPSAAGAGTEYLGLFKMLKEAHILFDVIVEEQIAAMAHKLAAVKVVILPGVQHPESQLLEALQEVQRQGVAILATGNAFKDDAVYLQEWFGAVHSGDVDLLPAAYLHVGDNDLFPSLKDRDWITVSGGFSRIQFDPSHTERYMPYIEPASFGPPERAYGHQLGESYGLGITQHAHYGAGAYYGWNPGALYYKHGFEDHKHAVTDILDRFISERSLITSLPASVELFMNRMEDGNLLVQLLNLSGFNGTTYMEALPLYDLTIDLNNIHTSINAYSLCSSKAVPIMQEGSVTRISLPKLARYEAIVIDLDHASKKEVDVDG